The following are encoded in a window of Amaranthus tricolor cultivar Red isolate AtriRed21 chromosome 2, ASM2621246v1, whole genome shotgun sequence genomic DNA:
- the LOC130806211 gene encoding tricalbin-3-like, which translates to MVVNSACLITDFPHFFPSSPCKFNKVGTTRIVNVNGNWVCSFYLLGFHSSKKIWCIGDKLHKNLRQNWCFHACAISSDGGGTNFNVEVSNHGRSWISNKFVSDDANRDLSQESIQLGSSFTNFQQDPLVNKLRTQLGPIHPIPSPPINQTVFALFVFFFFVGVVFDKVWSRLKRKKSNAQLALRRQTPPTFSMFLEKDLQRKESVEWVNMVLGKLWKVYRPGLENWIVGLLQPVIDNIEKPDYVQRVEVKQFSLGDEPLSVRSVERRTSRRVNDLQYQIGLRYTGGARMLLMLSLKFGIIPIVVPVGVRDFDIDGELWVKLRLIPTEPWIGAVSWAFVDLPKIVFELSPFRLFNLMAIPVLSTFLIKLLTEDLPRLFVRPKKIVLDFQKGEAVGPVPDLFKSADVQEKNKDSVGELSVTLIDARNLSYALYGKTDPYVVLRLGDQKIQSKKNSQTTIIGPPGEPIWNQDFHMLVADPQKEILYIEVIDSLGFANMTIGTGEIDLATLQDTVPTDKLVVLTGGWNLLRKRNAGEVVLRLTYKAYVEDEEEEGVKAQVVSEDDYSDADEPDLSYKPMQEGPIGDKDRESFMDVLAALIVSEEFQGIVTSETGNSKVGDNIASAGTTATTPPKPSQGLAVELVSAVDGDGERSALLWLAVITSMAVVTALNVGGSNIFNP; encoded by the exons ATGGTTGTGAATTCTGCATGTTTAATCACTGATTTCCCCCATTTTTTCCCGAGTTCCCCATGTAAATTCAACAAAGTTGGGACTACTAGAATAGTTAATGTAAATGGAAATTGGGTTTGTAGTTTTTACTTGTTAGGGTTTCATAGTAGTAAGAAAATATGGTGTATTGGGGACAAATTGCACAAGAATTTGAGACAGAATTGGTGTTTTCATGCTTGTGCTATTTCTAGTGATGGTGGTGGTACTAATTTTAATGTAGAGGTATCTAATCATGGTAGGAGCTGGATTTCGAATAAATTTGTGAGTGATGATGCTAATAGGGACTTGTCACAAGAATCTATTCAATTGGGGTCTAGTTTTACCAATTTTCAGCAAGACCCATTGGTGAATAAGCTTAGGACACAACTCGGACCGATTCATCCTATCCCTTCACCTCCGATAAACCAAaccgtttttgccctgtttgtGTTCTTCTTCTTTGTTGGTGTAGTTTTTGACAAGGTATGGTCACGTTTGAAGAGGAAAAAGTCCAATGCTCAGCTTGCTTTGAGGCGGCAAACACCCCCTACGTTTTCGATGTTTTTAGAGAAGGATTTGCAGAGAAAAGAGTCTGTTGAATGGGTGAATATGGTGCTAGGAAAGTTGTGGAAAGTTTATAGGCCTGGTCTAGAAAATTGGATTGTTGGGTTACTTCAACCTGTAATTGACAATATAGAAAAACCCGATTATGTACAAAGAGTGGAGGTAAAGCAGTTTTCCTTAGGGGATGAGCCTCTGTCAGTAAGAAGCGTGGAACGCAGAACTTCTCGTCGTGTGAATGATTTGCA GTACCAGATAGGTCTTCGTTACACTGGTGGGGCTCGTATGCTCTTAATGCTCTCACTGAAATTTGGTATAATTCCCATAGTTGTTCCAGTTGGTGTTCGAGATTTTGATATTGATGGGGAGCTTTGGGTTAAACTACGTCTAATACCCACAGAACCCTGGATTGGAGCTGTTTCATGGGCTTTTGTCGACCTTCCAAAAATAGTGTTTGAACTATCACCATTTCGCTTGTTCAATTTAATGG CTATACCTGTTCTTTCCAC GTTCTTAATAAAACTATTGACTGAAGATTTACCAAGACTCTTCGTACGGCCTAAGAAAATTGTTCTAGATTTTCAGAAAGGGGAAGCAGTTGGGCCCGTGCCTGATCTTTTTAAATCTGCAGATGTTCAAGAGAAAAATAAAGATTCTGTTGGAGAGTTGTCTGTGACTCTTATTGATGCTCGTAATCTTTCATATGCTCTATATG GTAAGACGGATCCATATGTTGTTTTACGTCTTGGAGATCAAAAAATTCAAAGTAAGAAGAATAGTCAAACCACTATCATTGGACCGCCGGGTGAACCAATCTGGAATCAGGACTTCCATATGCTTGTTGCAGATCCTCAAAAAGAAATATTGTACATTGAAGTTATAGACTCTCTTGGCTTTGCAAATATGACAATTGGTACCGGGGAG ATTGATTTAGCGACTCTCCAAGACACAGTTCCAACGGACAAGCTTGTTGTCTTGACTGGGGGTTGGAATTTGTTAAGAAAGAGAAATGCCGGCGAAGTAGTTCTTCGGTTGACATATAAAGCATATGTGGAAGACGAGGAAGAGGAAGGGGTAAAAGCACAAGTAGTTTCAGAGGACGATTATTCTGATGCTGATGAACCCGATCTTAGTTACAAGCCGATGCAAGAGGGTCCGATTGGAGATAAAGATAGAGAATCATTCATGGATGTTCTTGCCGCTCTAATCGTCAGCGAGGAATTTCAGGGAATCGTAACATCTGAAACTGGAAATTCAAAAGTTGGGGACAATATTGCTAGTGCAGGAACTACGGCAACTACCCCTCCAAAGCCGTCTCAAGGCCTTGCAGTTGAACTCGTGTCTGCGGTTGATGGTGACGGAGAAA GATCTGCGCTCCTCTGGCTGGCTGTGATTACCAGTATGGCGGTTGTAACTGCTCTGAATGTCGGTGGGTCCAATATCTTTAATCCCTGA
- the LOC130806205 gene encoding delta(24)-sterol reductase produces MSELEVPLRPKRKKTLVDFLVQFRWIAVIFVVLPISATIYFCLYLGDVWSECKSYKTRQKEHDENVKKVVKRLKQRNPAKDGLVCTARKPWIAVGMRNVDYKRARHFEVDLSAFRNILNIDKENMIAKVEPLVNMGQITRATVPMNLALAVVAELDDLTVGGLINGYGIEGSSHIYGLFADTVVAYEIVLADGRVVRATKDNEYSDLFYAIPWSQGTLGFLVSAEIKLIPIKEYMKLTYTPVKGSLKDIAQGYIDSFAPKDGDQDNPDKVPDFVEGMVYNASEGVMMTGRYASKEEAKKKGNVINNCGWWWKPWFYQHAQTALDRGEFVEYIPTREYYHRHTRSLYWEGKLIIPFGDQFWFRFLLGWLMPPKVSLLKATQGEAIRNYYHENHVIQDMLIPLYKVGDALEWVHREMEVYPLWLCPHRLFKLPVKTMIYPEPGFEQHKRQGDTEYAQMYTDVGVYYAPGPILRGEVFDGAEAVRKMEKWLIENNSFQPQYAVSELNEKDFWRMFDASLYEKTRRKYGAVGTFMSVYYKSKKGRKSEKEVAEAEKERAEVETPDAETE; encoded by the exons ATGTCGGAATTAGAGGTTCCCTTGCGCCCCAAGAGGAAGAAGACTCTTGTGGACTTCCTTGTTCAGTTCAGATGGATTGCTGTCATATTTGTTGTCCTTCCAATCTCTGCCACCATCTATTTTTGCCTATATCTTGGCGATGTCTGGTCTGAATGTAAGTCCTACAAGACTCGCCAAAAAGAACATGATGAAAATGTCAAGAAAGTAGTTAAGCGGCTCAAACAGAGGAATCCTGCCAAAGATGGCCTTGTTTGCACAGCCCGAAAACCATGGATTGCCGTGGGAATGAGGAATGTGGATTACAAGAGGGCACGCCACTTTGAGGTTGATCTCTCAGCTTTTAGGAACATTCTTAATATTGACAAAGAGAACATGATAGCCAAAGTTGAGCCTTTGGTCAACATGGGGCAAATTACTAGAGCGACTGTACCTATGAATCTTGCTTTAGCAGTAGTTGCAGAGTTGGATGATCTCACTGTGGGTGGCCTTATTAATGGCTATGGGATAGAAGGAAGCTCCCATATTTATGGCTTATTCGCTGACACAGTTGTGGCTTATGAAATAGTTCTAGCTGATGGACGGGTTGTTAGAGCCACCAAGGATAATGAGTATTCTGACCTCTTCTATGCTATTCCATGGTCTCAGGGTACTCTAGGATTTCTTGTGTCAGCTGAAATTAAGCTTATTCCAATAAAAGAATACATGAAGTTGACATACACTCCTGTGAAAGGAAGTTTAAAAGATATCGCCCAGGGTTATATTGATTCATTTGCACCCAAAGATGGGGATCAAGACAACCCTGATAAGGTCCCCGATTTTGTGGAAGGCATGGTTTACAATGCTTCAGAAGGTGTGATGATGACGGGACGATATGCTTCCAAAGAAGAGGCTAAGAAGAAGGGCAATGTTATCAATAACTGTGGATGGTGGTGGAAACCTTGGTTCTATCAGCACGCCCAGACAGCCCTTGACAGAGGGGAGTTTGTAGAGTACATTCCTACTAGGGAGTATTATCACAGGCATACCAGATCTTTGTATTGGGAAGGAAAGCTTATCATTCCGTTTGGTGATCAGTTCTGGTTCAGATTTCTTCTAGGATGGTTGATGCCACCAAAGGTTTCCCTTCTTAAAGCTACTCAAGGTGAGGCCATTAGAAATTATTACCATGAAAATCATGTGATTCAGGATATGCTTATTCCACTTTACAAGGTTGGTGATGCTCTTGAATGGGTTCATCGTGAAATGGAG GTCTACCCACTTTGGCTCTGCCCTCACCGACTGTTCAAACTGCCCGTCAAAACCATGATATATCCTGAACCAGGCTTTGAGCAGCACAAGAGACAAGGTGACACTGAGTACGCTCAGATGTACACTGATGTTGGGGTTTACTACGCACCAGGACCCATTCTCCGTGGTGAAGTATTTGACGGTGCTGAGGCTGTCCGTAAGATGGAGAAGTGGTTGATTGAAAACAACTCTTTCCAGCCACAATATGCTGTCTCTGAACTAAATGAGAAGGACTTTTGGAGGATGTTTGATGCCTCCCTCTATGAGAAGACAAGAAGGAAATATGGAGCCGTTGGAACCTTCATGAGCGTATATTACAAGTCCAAGAAGGGACGTAAGAGCGAGAAGGAGGTAGCCGAGGCTGAGAAAGAGCGAGCTGAGGTTGAGACACCAGACGCTGAGACTGAATAA